In Pseudonocardia sp. C8, one genomic interval encodes:
- a CDS encoding alpha/beta hydrolase, whose protein sequence is MTGTDVTAVPRPPFDPELELVLTTMSDEAPLVMTAEMIPLVRENPPFQLTEADFESLGLVVEDVTVPGYQGDEILVSVVKRKDHHGPGPGIFYTHGGGMITGDRFASLQLALPWVVDHDAVVVTVEYRLAPEFPDPVPVEDCYAGLVWAAGNARALDFDPERLMIAGTSAGGGLAAGVSLLARDRNGPHLIGQVLSYPMLDDRDRTVSSVQMDGVGMWDRQSNRLGWTSLLGDRRGTDAVSVYAAPARATDLSGLPPAYIDCGSAEVFRDEDVAYASALWAAGVQAELHVWPGGFHGFDLMAPESTLGKAMIRSRNAWVGRLLGG, encoded by the coding sequence TCCCCCGGCCGCCGTTCGACCCCGAGCTCGAGCTCGTGCTGACCACCATGTCGGACGAGGCTCCGCTCGTCATGACCGCAGAGATGATCCCGCTGGTCCGCGAGAACCCTCCGTTCCAGCTGACCGAGGCGGACTTCGAGTCACTGGGCCTGGTGGTCGAGGACGTCACCGTCCCGGGATACCAGGGCGACGAGATCCTGGTGAGCGTCGTGAAGCGGAAGGATCACCACGGCCCGGGGCCCGGGATCTTCTACACCCACGGCGGCGGCATGATCACGGGCGACCGCTTCGCCAGCCTGCAGCTGGCGCTGCCCTGGGTCGTCGACCACGACGCGGTCGTGGTCACCGTCGAGTACCGGCTGGCCCCGGAGTTCCCCGACCCCGTCCCGGTCGAGGACTGCTACGCCGGCCTGGTGTGGGCGGCCGGGAACGCACGCGCGCTGGACTTCGACCCCGAGCGCCTGATGATCGCGGGCACGAGTGCCGGCGGGGGGCTCGCCGCGGGCGTGTCCCTGCTCGCCCGCGACCGCAACGGCCCCCACCTGATCGGCCAGGTGCTCAGCTACCCCATGCTCGACGACCGCGACCGGACCGTCTCCTCGGTGCAGATGGACGGGGTCGGCATGTGGGACCGGCAGAGCAACCGGCTCGGCTGGACCTCGCTGCTCGGCGACCGGCGCGGCACGGACGCCGTCTCCGTCTACGCCGCCCCGGCGCGGGCGACCGACCTGTCGGGCCTGCCGCCCGCCTACATCGACTGTGGATCTGCCGAGGTCTTCCGCGACGAGGACGTCGCCTACGCCTCGGCGCTGTGGGCCGCCGGAGTCCAGGCGGAGCTGCACGTGTGGCCCGGCGGATTCCACGGGTTCGACCTCATGGCGCCCGAGAGCACACTGGGCAAGGCGATGATCCGTTCCCGCAACGCCTGGGTCGGACGCCTCCTCGGCGGTTGA
- a CDS encoding EthD family reductase: MVKLTALFGHPESPEDFERHYLGVHVPLAKAIPHVTRIETARVGPSPSGETPPYYRMAELWFPDLASLDAAMASPQGRSAAADIATFATGGATLLVSAVDGD; encoded by the coding sequence ATGGTCAAACTCACCGCCCTGTTCGGGCACCCGGAATCGCCGGAGGACTTCGAACGTCACTACCTCGGCGTCCACGTGCCGCTTGCCAAGGCCATTCCCCACGTGACGCGCATCGAGACGGCCAGGGTGGGCCCGAGCCCGTCCGGTGAGACGCCGCCCTACTACCGGATGGCAGAGCTGTGGTTCCCCGACCTCGCGAGCCTCGATGCGGCAATGGCGTCACCTCAGGGACGGTCCGCGGCGGCGGACATCGCGACGTTCGCGACCGGTGGTGCGACGCTGTTGGTCAGCGCCGTCGACGGGGACTGA